The window TGTTGGTCACCGCGTTACGCAAGGTCTGGCCGAAGGTGCGCATCATTCTTCGTGCCGACGGTGGTTTCTGTGTGCCACGCTTGTTGAACTGGTGTGATTCTGCGGGTATCGAATATGTGATTGGCATGGCCAGCAACAGTAAATTGACGGCAAAAGCCGGCATCTGGCGCCTGCTATCGCTCACCGGCTACAAGGCCAGTGGTAAACCGCAACAGCACTATGGTGAGTTCCCATACAAAGCGCGAACTTGGCGCCAGCAACGCCGCATGATCGTCAAGGCCGAGCACAACCCTCTGGGCAACAATACGCGCTATGTGGTGACCAGCCTCACCGACTCCCCGAAACGCATCTACGACGAAATCTATTGCGCGCGCGGCAACATGGAGAACTGCATCAAGGAACAGAAATCGCTGTTCTCTGAGCGTACCTCCTGCCACCATTGGTGGCCCAACCAGCTCCGGCTGCTGTTGTCCGGATTTGCCTATGTGCTGATGCATGGCTTGCGCAGGCTTGCACTGCAAAATACCGTGCTGGAAAAATGCCAGATGGACACGCTGCGGTTGAAGCTATTGAAAATCGGTGGTGTGGTAATTCGCAACACGCGACGCATCCGCATTCTGTTGTCGAGCAATTTTACTTATCAAGCCGTATTTGAGAAAGCGGTGCTTTCACTACGCTCAGGTTGACGTTCAAGAGTGCTGCCCCGGCACGCTGACAAACAATGGGGTTGGGGGTAGTGCGCCTGAAGCAGCGTGAATGGTGGCAATAATGGAGTCAACATGATTGCTATTGCCATTGCACGGGTGCTTTCAGCGCACTTCCGGTTTCAGAGATTCAATTTCTAATGGTTGGTGAAATTTCCGGGTTAATGTATGTATGGCCAGCATGACATTTGAAAACGAGGGTCGGCAACGGTTCATTCATTAAACAGCCAGATGCTTGAAATGCCTTGCTCGGTCTACAATCACGGCCTAGCCATAGCTAAATAGACAGCCCAGTTTAATCCGGTCTCTCAATTTTAATCCACTCTGCTGAGACCTCGGTATTGCTGGTATTGCAGTTGTATCCCTTGGGAAAAGAGGAGTTAACCTGGTACTTATTCTCAATCGCCTCCAGAAGGGTTTTGAGCATATACTTTGAACCTATCGGCGTTCCAGGTGTTCCTGCAAGACGGGATATACCGGAAGAATTGGTGTATATCACTTCCCCGGAATCGCTAACCTTCAGTCCTTTAATATATTCTGCCTGACACTCGACAGATGCAGTTGCTATGTTGGAAGTCATTGCCAGGGTTGTTATCAATAGAATATTTTTCATGATGCTTCCTTGGACCCGCGGGGGCATTTGAACGAGAACCTACGGTTTTGAACCCAGTGACCACGTCGAAACCGTAGGTTTCCGTCGAATCATCCCTTCTCCTCATCTTCAATAAAGTATGTACCGTTGGGTAACACATGCTTATAGGGCAACAACGAGATATGAGATAAGGTCTCGTCGTCGATTTCCTCCCCTTGCTGCCGAAGCTGCTCCACAATGTCGCTTATCTTGATGGTGTTCCAGTACAGAATGGCATTGGACACAAAGCTGAGACTACTGGCCTTGTTCATGATTTCTTCATAGTCGCCTGTGGTGAATTCACCCTGATCCGCAAAGAATATCCAGCGCGGCAGTTTATGTCGGTATTCCCCTTTATTCAGTTGCCGTTGGACGGTTTGACGGAGTTCTTTGTCAGTCAGGTACCGCAGAATGTATTCGGTCTTGATAATCCGCCCCAAGTTCGTAAAGGCTTTGGTGAGGCGATCCGAAGGTGAACTATTGGTTAATCGTTGGACGATGACGTGTGCTGGCGCAGTTTTCTGCTTCAGTGAAATCGCCACTCGCATCATATATTCCCACTGTTCCTCAATGATGGCCAGATCGGCTGTTTTGGTGAGTAAATGGTTGAGGTCGCCGTAATCGACGGTTTTGTCAATACGGTAAAGCTGCTGATCTTTGAGATCCCGAATGCGCGGCATAAAGTAGAATCCGAGCAAATGACAGAGTGCGAAGACGATTTCGGTATAGCCATGTGTATCGGTGGTGTGCTCCCGGATTTTCAGAATCGTGTTGTTTTTGCGTATTCCAGACCAAGGTTGCCACTGATTCCAGACGAAGCCTGCCACCCATTCCACGCGAAAGCTGCCACTGATTCCACGGCAAAGCTGCCACCCTGGCAGGCTGCCTGATTCCCCCATCAAAACGTCCGGCGCGGGATAACTAACGGTACTCTGCTCCTTTTCATCCGGAGAGGGCCAGATGCCAGCGAAGAGGTTATCCATGCGTAAAATCAAAGAAGTCCTTCGCCTCAAGTGGGAGCGAGGGCTTAGCAACCGACAGGTTGCCGCAGCCTGCGGCATCAGTCGCCCCACTGTGAGCGAGTATCTGCGGCGTGCTGCTGAGGCGGAGCTTGGCTGGCCGCTGCCAGAGGATCTGAGTGAAGCCCAGCTGGAGCAACGGCTGTTCCCGCCACCACCGGATCTACCGGCACAGGTCCGAGGCATTCCAGACTGGCAGCGGATCCACGATGAGCTCCGGGGCAAGAACGTCACCCTGTTCCTGCTCTGGCAGGAGTACCGGGAAGCCAATCCGGATGGCTACCAGTACAGCTGGTTCTGCGAGCACTACCGGGCCTGGCAGGGCAAGCTGGATCTGGTGATGCGTCAGGACCACCGAGCCGGTGAAAAGCTGTTCGTGGACTATGCTGGGCACACGGTGCCCGTCATTGATCGCACCACCGGTGAGATCCATGAGGCGCAAGTCTTTGTGGCGGTGATGGGTGCGTCCAATTACACCTACGCCGAGGCCACCTGGAGCCAGACACTGCCGGACTGGATCGGCTCTCACATCCGGACTTTCGAGTTCTTGGGCGGCGTGCCGGAACTGGTGGTCCCCGATTATGTGTCCCGGCACATAATCCGGATTATGTTCCCAATCCCATTATGTTCCGTTCACCCTGGAAGCCCTTGAATCCATAGGGAGGATCCCGTGTAAAAGGACACATAACGACAGATGCCGTTTGGGCGCATGATTTCCTTTCCTACATCCAGAAAGGAGATTGTCATGTTAGAACATTACTTCGTTAAGCCCGATACCATCGATGCGATCCGCGCTTCCTGGATCGCGGAACCGATTGAGCAGTACGTTGCGTGGTTAGCCGGGCACGGATACAGGCCCAGGGTAATCTTGCGGCGAGTCCCACTCCTGAGGCAGTTTGGCGAGTTTGCTCGCGATCATGGTGCCACGCAGTGGAGCGAGCTTCCGACTCATGTCGAGCCTTATGTAAAGCACTGGGTAAAGGTTCACGCCAAGAACGCATACCAGGCAAAGCGATGGGTGGCTAATGATGCTCGTACACCGATCGAGCAATTGCTGTCCCTGATGTTGCCCGATTTCCGCGGAACAGGTCGGAGACGGACCAGCCAAGATCCCTTCCTGGTTCAGGCACCGGGGTTCTTTGTTTATCTGCGTGAAGAACGGGGCCTGCGCGAGCTGTCTCTCCGGCACTATGGCCATTATCTGCATAACCTGGAAGCCTACCTGGCGCGAATCAACCTGCTGCATTTGTCCGAGCTCACTCCAGCCATACTCAGTGCGTTTGTGGTGGAGAGCGGTCGCCGATTGAGCCC of the Litoribrevibacter albus genome contains:
- a CDS encoding IS1380 family transposase; its protein translation is MQFSSVKRRRVEANFEGGEITSDGGVLLLRETDQKLGLIQAVNRVIQDTRERGRCQHSQVELLRQRIYGLALGYEDLNDHQALRHDGAIQTAVGVLNPLASPSTLHRLEQRHDKQSAVALHEVLLQQFIASFSKAPRELILDFDATHNIVHGEQEGRYFNGFYDEYCFLPLYVFCGQHLLVSYLRPASRGAAHHAPAVLKLLVTALRKVWPKVRIILRADGGFCVPRLLNWCDSAGIEYVIGMASNSKLTAKAGIWRLLSLTGYKASGKPQQHYGEFPYKARTWRQQRRMIVKAEHNPLGNNTRYVVTSLTDSPKRIYDEIYCARGNMENCIKEQKSLFSERTSCHHWWPNQLRLLLSGFAYVLMHGLRRLALQNTVLEKCQMDTLRLKLLKIGGVVIRNTRRIRILLSSNFTYQAVFEKAVLSLRSG
- a CDS encoding Tn3 family transposase — its product is MEWVAGFVWNQWQPWSGIRKNNTILKIREHTTDTHGYTEIVFALCHLLGFYFMPRIRDLKDQQLYRIDKTVDYGDLNHLLTKTADLAIIEEQWEYMMRVAISLKQKTAPAHVIVQRLTNSSPSDRLTKAFTNLGRIIKTEYILRYLTDKELRQTVQRQLNKGEYRHKLPRWIFFADQGEFTTGDYEEIMNKASSLSFVSNAILYWNTIKISDIVEQLRQQGEEIDDETLSHISLLPYKHVLPNGTYFIEDEEKG